Below is a window of Pangasianodon hypophthalmus isolate fPanHyp1 chromosome 28, fPanHyp1.pri, whole genome shotgun sequence DNA.
GTCTGTAAGCCCTGTTTAACATTTTAGCCTTATTCATTTTGAACCATTTATCTATATAttcatcataatttttttttgaatacCCAGAAATTAGAAACAATTGTATGAACTACAGGCACATGTgcgtctctgtgtctctgaatgtgtatatttttttcccgCCTCTGTATCTGTAGCCAGCAGCAACTGAGGAAATATCAGACAGAGCTGAGCACTCAGCTGAAACACAACAGCAGTGTGATCCAGGAGAAAGTGCCCTTCAACGACACCAGTTAGTATCAGCACTACTCTTCTTTCACTCATTTCCTCCCACCAGCGTCAAATGCATAAAGATGTAAATCAAGATCTTATCTGGCTCCGTGTACTTTgcggttatttaaaaaaaaattttttttttagtttcgaaattaaaaatgtttctacTTCCTTGACCACACAAAGTCTAGAAATCAAATATGCACGAGTCATGAATTTACTTCAGCGTGAGTCGACCTGGAAGTACAAGTAGACCGTCATACACGCTCTATTCTCTGGCGAAGATGCGTGCTCTGGAAACGTATTCTGATTTTCTAAACGATGTGATGAAAATGAGATTAACATAACAAATAAATTTTGCGTGAGTAAAATATATTTCCAGTGAAAAACCTGGAAAAATCCTGGTTCTTTAATCTACCCGGGTCTTTCATTCAAGATCGTTCATTAATTTTGGGctcaaaataaatctgaaatgatggaaaataagcagaaaaaaaaacaacaacctcTTTTTTAAAGCCCAAAAAAGGTTAAAGTATATTTATTtcgaaacaaaaaaaagaataaatgcatCACATACGGATCTATTTGTTCTACCACCGTATCGTCtgactttaaaaacattaaaattaaaaacatctgAATTgcaaagaacattttattttttcgtTTTGTTTCATGCCGTCTGTATTTTTAACGTATTGTAAATACaatgtgaaatatttctttGCACCTAAACAATGTGATATTCTTTACAAGCTCTGTTTTGCACTGATAATTTTCACCTGAACGTTTTCTCCTTTCTGTAGAATACAGTGGCTACAACAGCTTAAACGTTCCCACACACAACAGAAGACATCAGGTGAGGAAGCATCATCGTTATTATTGCTTACACCACAGCCAGatcgaattctcaaatctgattggtcagaaggtgtgttattttgtgtaacagcacggctcggacagtagttccggctgtaacgtGAACGATAGGTTATTATTAACATGCTCGTTCTagtacgttatggtttctatagtaacagctcattcacagggacttgttcgGCAGCCAGCTGCTCCACAttatctaagactaataataaatggattaaaaagcagttttgtttaacaaagtaagatgtgtaatcagtgatgtggtgatgttttttaggagacttttatttaacgtgtatggaaggagtctccagtgtcagcgctttgtaacaaagtttcccagcacaggaaagtcaggacagaagagtttacattttctagtttctctgtaaagtgacaggctgtgtttttttaagagagacagagagagagacagagagagagagagacagagagacagacacagagagacagagagagagagacagacagagagagagagagagagagacagagagagagagacagacaaacagagaaagacagacaaacagagaaagacagagagagagacacagagagagagagagacagagagacagacacagagagacagagagagagagacagaaagagagagagagagagacagagagagagagacagagagacacagagagacagagagagagagacagacagagagagagagagagagagacagagagagagagacagacaaacagagaaagacagacaaacagagaaagacagagagagagacacagagagagagagagacagagagacagacacagagagacagagagagagagacagaaagagagagagagagagacagagagagagagacagagagacacagagagacagagagagacagacaaacagaaagacagagagagagacacagagagagagagacagagagacagacacagagagacagagagagagagacagacagagagagagagacagacacagagagagagagagacagagagacacagcgAGACAGACACAgcgagacagacacagagagacagagagagagaaagagagagacagagagagagtgagagacagagagaaagagagagagagacagtgagagagagacagagagagagagacagagagagagacacagagagagagagagacagtgaaagagagacagagagagagagagaggttggtgaggaaaTGATTCTTTATCGCAGCTGTAACGTAAGTGCAGGAACAGGAACGAAGTTGTCCCTCAGTAGTTCCACAACGTTAGATCTGactataaacctttaaaatgagccacatgtcgttcattaatagACTAAACATCGTATTGTTGGAAAATTGtgtggttatatgaaaataatgcacatccTTGCATGTACATTACCTACTGCATATAATCATTACAATTTATcttaaatattcatttctttctttattgtgtTCAGCTGAAAGCTCGAGATGCAGCAGGACAGGCCGTGGGCTTCGTGCAGGATCTCGTCTCTGCTCTCCTCAACTTTCACTCGTACACAGAGCAGAGGGTCCACATTTACCCCCTGGACTCATCTATCGAACCCGTCTCACCTCTCAACcagaaggtacacacacacacacacacacacacacacgcacacacggcACTCCTCTGTGCTTTTATGCCACTCTGATCAGTTTGAAGACCACGAGCAAGACACTCAACTCTCCTGATTTCTGTGTTCAGTTCTCTCAGTATCTGCATGAGAACGCTGCGTATGTGCGCCCCCTGGAGGAAGCCATGCTGCAGCTGCATCAGAGCATCACAGAGGACACGGTTACAGTACTGGTGAGCGTTCAGTTTACATACAATCATAATAAAGATTAgctgattaaaataatatgacTGAACTGTAGGTAAGAATATTGCTGTTTTTGTAGCAATAATAACTTTCTCACTCAAATCCACACTGACTATCCGTGACAAGTTTCTCACGCGTTTGTGTGTAAAGGAGACGGTGGGGAAACTGCAGGACTTTTCCAAATCCTTCTCCACTTACACAAGCTTTCTGCAGAAGATCCTGCCTTATCAGCTAAAAAGGTACATCTTTTACGTacctaaattaaataaataattaggcAAGTATGAAATTCATAATCGTGTGTTAATCAAGTGAATATGGACATTATTAATGGACTGATTATTACATGAATATAGACTTTATAATATCAAATCctacaataaatacactaaaaagactccgtaaatttaaaaaaatgattcatttcataATTATTAGAAGATTAATAACAATAGTCATTGCAGCACTTTTCATAAAACCGCttttatgaataatatttatataatatttatatatgagcCATTAATATTCACTGTCTTCTCACTTAATCCCTTTTGTCCGTCTTTCCCTATTTTTATTCTCGCACTCCTTTTCTCTGTCTTCGTGTCTCTCTTCGCGTGTGTAGTCTGGAGGAAGAGTGTGACGTCCCTCTGTGCACAGCGTCTTTGAGCGCTAAGAACCGCGAGCTACAGAGCGATATGAAAAGAGTGACTGCTGTGTTTGAGAAGCTGCAGAACTACATCAGTCTCTTGGCCTTACCTAGTGAGTTCAGCACAgcagtgtattcatttttaCGACACAACACGCAGGTGATTATTAATCAGTGACGTGGGTGGGTGTTGTTTGCGGCAGGTGTGCGATTGGATGCCATGCCTCAGAGCAGCTCCAGCGCAGTCTTCACCCAGCTTGCTGCTTGTTTACACGGCCTGCACGATGCCACCAAGGGTGAGACCTCACCATACGTCCAGCCAGAATGATTTACTCACTGTGCagctatatttaatatatagttaatatataactaaatatatatatatgtatatatgttatatatttagtTATATGCTCTCTCTGCTCTCAGACTAGTGTGATATAagtctttaaatatttacaaattccTGTCCATATTTGAGTCACCTAGTTGGTGTTTGTATTGAACACCGTCACACTTgatattttttactttctctctctctctctgtctttctctctctctctctctctctctctctctctctctttctcattacTGGGTCCTCAGAGCTGTCCAAGCACTACAGTCAGAAGGTGGCCCTTGAGCAGGAGCTTCCTAACATCACTCAGAAGCTGCGCACCACTAACGAGTGCTTACTCTCCTCCCTGGCCTCCCTCACCAACACCACAAACAAGGTGaaccagcagggggcgctacGTTCGCTCCAGATAGCGTTCGTTTGGGTCTTGCTGAGGTTTTGGTGCTGTCCACCTAAAGATCGTCATTCAAATCAAATGAGATCTGTGTTTAGAGTATTTTGATCACCAGTCTGATTCTGAGCATCGCTAttccattcagttttatttgtatagcgcttttaaccgtggacattgtcacaaagcagctttacagaaataaatacgttcaggatataaattgtaaatgttcctaatgagaaagccagaggtgacggtgctgaggaaaaactccctgagatgatatgaggaagaaaccttgagaggaaccagactcaaaagggaacccatcgtCATCTGGGTGActccggatagtgcgattataaataaatcccttctgtaactgtgtactacgtGGACAAATAGTGccattgtgtaaccaggaaattcattacagtttccacatgaagtctgtttgttgaacttatccgctgttcactgatggagacttgagtgcaaacctGTTCGTGgcgaattgcagtcctaaagctatcgtAGCATATGAATTGTTCGTATGAATCTATCAGACCTGTACTGGCCAGGATTTATACTGACTCAGCTttgatacattttaaaaatctgatccacagacatttttaaaatcaaagtCAAGTCGTTATTTCTCATTTAAAGGTCATCAGTCCATACAGTGACAatttaatctgaaataaaagtgaaataaagtgtTGGTCGATGCTCAGAGCTCTGACACTGGTATTGTGCTCACTTGATATTATGGATAAAACAGTAATGAAAATGAGGGTCTGTGTGAAAGCTTATGCTTAAAGACAACTGGAAAGAAGGTACTTATGGTTCTCTTGTTTCACTGCATACAGATTGCAACGTTCTTCAGCAACAATCTGGACTTCTTCACCTCGTCGGCTGGGTACGGGCCCAGAGGCGGAACCGGAAGCCTCAACCCACAGCAGGCACACAGCATGCTCAGTAACAAAAAGCACGCGTCCGACTACATGCTCACACTCAGGAGGGTCAGTGAGAGGCGCCCGCTGTTGTTCATTACCTTGTcgcaaaataaataataatatataaacataactTGGCACTGAACTTTGAACCTTCCTTCAGCTGATCCCGGCTGTAATTTTTCCGTAAAGACTTTTTGTTTAAAGTTAACACAGCTTTCATTGTCCTCTGTTCCCTCTGGTTTTCAGGCGCGTCCTGAGTCTGTTCCCTACACAGAGGCACTGTCGAACCAGCGCATCCTCACCAGCTCCACAGAGAGCAGAGAGGGTCTCATGCAGCAGGTACTTTTTagttttgtggggttttttttgcacaaaaatcTGTACTGCAGCTCACTagtaaaaaataacacacagtgGTAGAGCTGAGATTGTTTGTACTGCAGGTGCAGCAGAGTCAGGAGAAAATCGCTCGTCTGGAGCAGGAGAAGGAGCACTGGCTGCTGGAGGCTCAGCTGGGCCGAGTACGACTGGAGAAGGAGACTCAGCGCATAGCCGAGCTGGAGGCCAGACTCTCCTCAGCCCTCGGGAACGGCGTCgctgcacccacacacaccgaCTCTGCCTCTACAGGACCAGCTGAGGCAGAAAAAGACAAGATAACGAGCAGAGAGGCGTCTCAGAGCACCAGTTTGGTCAGTCACGGTCACATCTGAATGAGAATACACATTCATGTATATCCAGAAAATCTCTATTTGCTTTGTTGCAGTTGAATGTGCTTTGggaatcattttattttctccatcACCAGGTTGGAATGCTTACCACAACCCCGACTAATGAGAGTGTAAGTAGTAAGAGCTTCATTGCATAATCTATTCGTAATTCATTGCAGTTTATTACAAAGGTTATTCATTTGGATGCCCTTTAATGAAAAGGCAGATATCTCTTTTTCTTAATCCCTCGATATCTTTTTCAGCATGTTTTTCCGATTAAGTTCCTGCAGGGGAATTGATTAGTATTAGTTAGTGTTGAATATTCGACAGGCAATATCACTGCATCATAAGATATGAGATCTTCTGAGACCTTTTCTGTTGTCTGATGATGATTTTTGTGGACCATCACACCAAATCATTACAGTTTACTGCTATTAAACGTACTGAATTGTGCTGAACTGAATTTAGTCAGGACTTTACGTTCTTTCCATCTATATTGTTAGGGAACGGTCAATTCCCTGAGCATGTTTCAGGCGCGAAATGATTAAAGATCAGACCAGAGACCAGAGATGTTGAACGAGAAGTGTCCAGCTCTCATCCTCCTAACAGCGATAGAAAtctgtataatttaatattcCCAGTGATAATGACGTCACTTCCGAGTTGACGCCAGAGTCTGTGTGTATCCCGCAGGTTGGAGATGAAGAGTCTCGGGAACACCTGATCAAATCCCACTACATGGCGCGAGTGGCCGAGCTCACCACGCAGCTGCAGATGTCCGACAGCAAGGCGGTGCACTTTTACGCCGAGGTGAGCGCCATCGTTTTACGTTTTTAACTTTCCGAGATAGGCAGCACGATAATAATGACGTCATCATAAAGTCTACGCCAAATAACCGCTAATAATATCTATTTAGCCATCTAGTGACAGTTAAAGCTAAAATTAATTGGACacaatatgatttaaaaatttaagCTTCTATATCATTTGATATTGTTTTATTCACTGTGTCGTATTGCCTCgtatgttttgttttccctCTAGTGCCGAGCGCTGGCGAAACGTCTGGCCATCGCAGAGAAATCTCGCGAGACTCTCACAGAGGGGATGAAGCAAGCCAATCAGAACATCACGTCCCTGCAGGTAATAACGCACAGTAACGCTAAGCTGCACGGCGGTTACAGCCATAGgcgctaaataaataaataaataatcaccatAACATGTTGAATACTTAGATTAGCGATGGCGTGATACCGCTTTTTCTTTTTCGATACTGAAACTTTGAGTATCAGCCGATACCGATACACATCCgatgttattttctttaaaaactactaagtaATAGTAGTTTTACATagcactgtaaatgtaataaataaaataaagtataaatataaagtataaatataataaaatcagttaTAATCAGTCAGTTGTCTTTATATGTagacatttccagttccaaaaaaattTCCAATCCTTGTCGTTTGTTACCGGATCCGATATCCGATCCACCATTTCTTTGCTGGTATCAGCCTGATACCGGTACTGTGTATCAGATCGATGTCGTCTTTAACTCAGACTGTTCTTACTTTCATCACCtgctgaaaaataatcagctgtgTTCACTGATCAGTGCAGGACTTGAgacattttttcagattttctccttgattttaatgataaaaataaaaagacccAACTTTTTTTGATTATTAATGGTTCTCAGCTAGCtccagttaaacacacacacacacacacacacacacacacacttcctcggTTCTGCTTTGTTGGACAGGATGAACTGAGCACGACTAAGAGGAGCTACGAGGACCAGCTGAGTATGATGAGCGATCATCTCTGCAGCATGAACGAAACCCTGAGCAAACAGCGCGAGGAGATCGACACGCTCAAACTAGGAAACAAGGTCAGCTCTTTAAAAGCACCTTTCAATCCACTACATTCAATattttaatactgtataataactaATATTACTAAGTACGTATGCAGTGGGCTGTGGTTAAGGGTCTGCTGCCCCGGGGGACCGGAAGGGGATGAGTTTTAATCCCAGGACCATCCTGTTTAACTCAGATTATCCAAAAATGACTTGTACGCACTTTTCTTTAAATGGAACTTTAAATGTCACCGAACATGTTCGATATCCgaagtttgcttcttttatTTCCAGAAGCTAACATGTAGGGAACGCTTACAGATACCACTTTAACAGTTTCTAAAAGTTGTGTGATCATTTAGTGTGTATTGCTCCCCTGCCTGCTGCTCTTGGATAATAGACTTGAGTGACtggataaatagataaatagataatataaatagataaatgttctttatttaGTCTCTATTTGATgatattattcatattaatatggtataatattatatatttaatagtatataaaataaacaaactactaCAAATCTACTAAATATCATAAAGTTACTCATTTTAAATATAGATTTATAGAATTCAtgtcacattttgtttttgtttgtttttaaatggaaatacacattttttactCTCCATTGTTCACTAATTCCTGCGTACGGtttcttttatataaaactgtacaagGATGTAAATGTCGAAAGGTTTCGCTCATGATGTTTGTATTTAAACGGCTCTGAGGATCACGTGGCTGCTTTCTGCAGCAGAGCCTTATGGGTAGAAATAGATGCTCAGTGCTGCTTTATTGTGAATGTTTAAATATCAGTGGTGttaaaagcagtttttttttttgtttttttttttgcatcgaTCTTTCTTTTTAGGGAAACTCGAAGAAGAACAAGGGTCGGTAGTTTGGTATGCAGTCATTCAGCATCGCTGTGAATGAAGGAGGATGTACTGGGACCAGACAGAtttcactaaacacacacacacacacacacacacacagatacggCAGAGACACATGGAGACATGACGTCCTGCTCTGCTCAGACATAACTGACCAGACATGACTTGGTTCATtcgttagttttttttttttttttttaaacaacagctTGTTTGAGTGTGAGTGGAAAACTGACATTTCATCACCTTTATCTTCTGCTATCTTGCCATTTTTCCAAGCAGACAGAATGTTAgtgatttttacaaattaaaacaaagacCTAAAGTGTGCAGATCGGCTGAACGATCATGTACTGGTCATATCGCTATAAGTCTAATTTTGACTGCTTGACATTTCATCTGACCGTTTCTTTATCACATGAGTATCAAATTTTcctacttcctgtttgaagaCCCTGATTAGTTTCCATATTTACTGAGGACATTAAAACGTGCACATAAATTGTGCGTATATCCTTAACATTATACTATTCTGGTATAGGAAATAACATTAAAGGTAcggtcagtgtttttttttttttttttttttttttttaaaaggtgaaGTCAGCgctttttataatatttatccAAGCTCTGCTCACACTGCAGAGGCGTCTCCACTCTCCCTACAGTCATGTTACTTGTTTCTTCTTTGTATCAGAGATGTTGCTTCACTGATAACACTGACGTTAGAAGCCGAAATTGTTTGGAGTTTCAAAATACTGAAATTGCGTACTACACCTTTAATGGTTTTGAAAGTGGTTagttttttgtactttttttttttttttttttttttttaaacaaaaaacattagaGAAATCTGTACTCCTGTGTTGTTTTGATAAACTGCTCAAAGCTAAAAGTGATTCTCCTAACACCTCAGTTTGAAGAAATAACCGAATCATTTAACCCTTGCTCTGCGTCATGcggcatttttaaaaatgcgaCGTGGATAATGTACAGAAATCTGGGATATTGTTGTACAGGTATGATACAgtgaatattattttttcttccaCCGCTAATCTATATGCAGTGATTTCTCGTGATGTGAAATCTGTTATTTAAACACCACGATATTACGCTCTCTCGGTCCCGCATTAGCAGGAGTGTGTTTATCCGGAACATCCGATGCCGATCGCTGTACTTGCGTAGCACACAGTGAGTTTTATTGCTAGAACATTTCATTTCGTGTCGTAACTCTCTGCAAAATATCAtaactattttaaaatgatgtattaTGCAACCCGAGtgagatctcacacacacacacacacacacacacacttatacccCATATGAAATATATGTTAATCCAGTACAGGAGACTAGTCTGTACCTCAGTAGTACTTAAGCATGTAGGCAGAGATTATAATCAGTGATATAGAGAGCTGTTAGGGTAAAAGCTCTCACTGTGATTAGCTGTGAATGCTAAAGCGATATAAATATGCACTGGGCAGAtttttctgtggaaaaaaaaaatatattcgaAATGGGAAAACAAAACGTTAATGTGAATATATGTTCAATTCATATCATGtcttatgtgtttttttttgtttgtttgttttttttttatttcttcttccaCCAAACTTTTATACAATGGCTTTGATCATGTTTTGTTAAACCAGTGAAATCAGTGTTGTGTAAGATTTATGTACGGATAAATATCAGCCAAGCCCTGAGGAAAAGATATCAAAACTGACGCTCCGTTTTAACCGTGACTATCCGTGATTAACGAATcctcgacttttttttttttcccccaaacaaaTGGTCGTGAATCACCAGTGACAGTTTACAAAGATCCACGTAGTCGCTTCTCGTCAAGTTTACAACAGTCGTCTTTTATTCAGAGCAAGACTCCGAACTGCAAATGATTTTCTCCATTTAATCTCCTCCACGTACTGATCGCATACCAAAACCATGTAAATGAAACatgacataaataataaaacatggatTTGAATGCTGTGCTGTTTTCActtcatattattcatattatatcTAATTATAACAAAGTTCCActctttttaaatgaagcttTTATTTAGTATGACCTGTATTTacaattctaataataaaaattgaaaaatagtAATGATGTTAATATATTTCATTGAAAATTATCATAATTTTACTTAAATGTTAGCCTACTTAAATTCCATGGGATACTTAAAGCAAATATTCAAGTCAGATTTATTCATATAGAGTGCAAAG
It encodes the following:
- the ppp1r21 gene encoding protein phosphatase 1 regulatory subunit 21; the encoded protein is MAAELQAKYTKLAQEYSKLRAQNQVLKKAVVDEQASSNSLKEEVKQREQSLRKAEQEMDSLSFRNQQLAKRVELLQEELQVTEARSKKGKSKGDSPSQPSYQTQSVFDEDLQKKIQENERLHIQFYEADELHRQQEARLRERLEQLEKDAEQHQAVVDGLASKYMDNIEKLQSDKARLEVKVQTLEREAKECRLRTEECQQQLRKYQTELSTQLKHNSSVIQEKVPFNDTKYSGYNSLNVPTHNRRHQLKARDAAGQAVGFVQDLVSALLNFHSYTEQRVHIYPLDSSIEPVSPLNQKFSQYLHENAAYVRPLEEAMLQLHQSITEDTVTVLETVGKLQDFSKSFSTYTSFLQKILPYQLKSLEEECDVPLCTASLSAKNRELQSDMKRVTAVFEKLQNYISLLALPSVRLDAMPQSSSSAVFTQLAACLHGLHDATKELSKHYSQKVALEQELPNITQKLRTTNECLLSSLASLTNTTNKIATFFSNNLDFFTSSAGYGPRGGTGSLNPQQAHSMLSNKKHASDYMLTLRRARPESVPYTEALSNQRILTSSTESREGLMQQVQQSQEKIARLEQEKEHWLLEAQLGRVRLEKETQRIAELEARLSSALGNGVAAPTHTDSASTGPAEAEKDKITSREASQSTSLVGMLTTTPTNESVGDEESREHLIKSHYMARVAELTTQLQMSDSKAVHFYAECRALAKRLAIAEKSRETLTEGMKQANQNITSLQDELSTTKRSYEDQLSMMSDHLCSMNETLSKQREEIDTLKLGNKGNSKKNKGR